The genome window CCGGCGGTTCGACCTCGCCGCCTACCGGTCCGAGTCGCCGGGGTGGAACGTCGAGGCGTGGGTCCACGTGGCCGCCGCCACCGGGACCCACTCGATCGACGAGACGCTCGAGGTGGACGTCCGGGCCCAGGTGGACGGGCACCCCGACGCGCTGATCGGGGGCGTCACCCCGACCGACACCGTCGCCGAGGCCGTCGAGCAGCTCGACCGCCAGCTGCGGGCCGGGCGCTTCCGGGGGATTCGCCCGATGGGCCGGTTCTCGGGCCCGCTCCCGCATCTCGACGTCCTCCGGGCGTTGGCCGATCGCGAGCTGCTCTTCGAGCTGATGGCCCACCCGGACCAGCTGGCCGAGGCCGCCGAAGGTCTGGCCCAGGTGGACGGCCTCGAGGTCGTCGTCGAGCACGCCGGCTGGCCCCGCTCGGCCGACGCCGAGGAGCACGCCCTCTGGGCCGAGGGCATGCGGGCCATGGCCGACCTCGGTGACCGGGTGGCCTGCAAGATCTCGGGGCTGGCCATGCCGCTCGGGTCCATGGCGCCCGACGTGCTCCGCCCATGGGTCGAGGAGGCGCTCGCCCTGTTCGGCGCCGACCGCTGCTTCTTCGCCAGCAACTTCCCCGTCGACGGCCTCCACGGCACCCTCGACGAGCTGTGGACGTCCTACGCGGCCCTCACCGCCGGGTTCGACGCCACGACCCGCGACGCCCTCTTCGCCGGCAACGCCGAGCGCATCTACCGCCTCTGAGGGCCACAACTGAAACGTGTTCTCGTTTGTCGCTACGGTGAGCGCATGATGCTCGAGGGCAAGACCGTGTTGGTGACCGGGGTGGGGACAGGGCTGGGGCGCGAATGCGTCGCCGCGGCCCTGCGCGAGGGGGCGAACGTCGTCATGGCGGCCCGCACGGCGGAGACGCTGGAGGCCACCGCCGCCGAGCTCGACCCGACGGGCGAGCGGGTCCTGCCCGTGCCCTCCGACATCACCGACCCCGCGGCGTGCGACGCGCTCGTGGCCCAGGCGCTCGCGCGCTTCGGCTCGGTCGATGCCCTCGTGAACGTCGCCGCGTTCGAATACGTGTTCGGCGGCCTGCACGAGACCAAGGACGACGACTGGCGCAAGGCCTTCGAGACCAACGTGATCGGCGCTCTGACGCTGCTGCGCCCGGTGACCAAGGCGATGGAAGCCGGCGACGGCGGCGCGGTCGTCCTCGTGGGGTCGCAGTCGATGTTCAAGCCGTCTCTGCCCCAGGCGGGCTACGCCGCCTCGAAGGGTGCTCTGTTGAGCACGATGTACTACCTGGCCGACGAGCTCGGGGCGCACAACATCCGCTGCAACATGGTCGTCCCCTCGTGGATGTGGGGCCCGCCGGTGCAGATGTTCGTCGAGGGCACGGCCAAGCAGAAGGGCATCACGGTGGACGAGGCGCTGCACGAGATCGTCGGCGACTTCCCCCTGAAGCGGATGACCGAGGACGGCGAGGTGGCCGACGTGGCCATGTTCTTCGCCTCCGACCACGCCAAGGCCGTGACCGGCCAGCACCTGATGGTGAACTCCGGGGAGATGATGCGCTGATGTCGACGAACGCACCCAAGCGGGTCGTGGTGTGGGGGACCGGCTTCGTCGGCCAGATGGTGATCCCCGAGGTCGTCCGCCACCCGTTGTTCGAGCTGGTCGGGGTGGGTGTGAGCAACCCTGACAAGGTGGGCAAGGACGTCGGTGAGCTCTGCGGCATCGACCCCATCGGGCTCGCCGCCACCGACGACCTCGATGCCCTCATCGACCTGCGGCCCGACGCGCTGGTCCACTACGGGCCCACCGCGGCCAAGGCCGACGACAACATCCAGGGCATGGGCGCTTTCCTGCGGGCGGGCATCGACGTCTGCTCGACGGCCATGACGCCGTGGGTCTGGCCGACGATGAGCCTCAACCCGCCGGGCTGGATCGAGCCCATCACGAAGGCCTGTGAGGAGGGCGGGGCGTCCTGCTTCACCACGGGGATCGACCCCGGCTTCGCCAACGACCTGTTCCCGATGACCCTGATGGGCCTCTGCTCGGAGGTGCGCCTCGTGCGCGCCCTCGAGATCCTCGACTACATCAACTACGAGGGCGACTACGAGGACGAGATGGGCATCGGTCGTCCGCCCGAGTTCCGCCCGATGCTGGAGCACCCCGAGATCCTCACCATGGCGTGGGGGGCGACCGTGCCGATGATGGCGCACGCGGTCGGCATCGAGCTCGACGAGATCACCACCACCTGGGACAAGTGGGTGACCGACAAGGCCATCACCACGGCCAAGGGCGTCATCGAGCCCGGCCAGGTGGCGGCCATCAACTTCACCATCAACGGCATCCTGAACGGCGAGACCCGCATCCAGTTGGAGCACATCAACCGCGTCGGCGCCGACGCCGCGCCCGACTGGCCCCGCGGCGGCGAGGACGACGTCTACCGGGTGGAGATCGAGGGCACGCCGTCGATCCGCCAAGAGACGGCCTTCCGCTTCACCGACGGCAGCGGGCGCGACGCCGCCGCCGCCGGCTGCCTGGCCACCGGCCTGCGGGCCCTCAACGCGGTGCCCGCGGTCAACGACCTCCCGCCCGGTTGGGTCACCGCCCTCGACCTGCCGCTCATCCCAGGCGTCGGCACCATCCGGTAGCTGCCTCCCCGGGGTTCAGCCGGTTCGAGGGTGGTGCCGCCACGCTCGTCCCCTGACATGACGTCGATGTTAGATTCGACGCATGGCGACTCCCGCGCGCTCCCTCGCTCCGTCCGGCCGGGCTGAGCGATGGAGCTGACCCTCTCCGACGACCAGCAGTTCTTCTGCGACACCACCCGCCGGTTCCTGGCCACCGAGTGCCCGATCGCCCAGGTCCGCGCCCTCGCGTCGGCCGACGCCGGCTTCGAGCCCGGCTACTGGCGCCAGGGGGGCGAGCTGGGCTGGACCTCGCTGCTGGTGCCCGAGTCCGCCGGCGGAGGGAGTGTGAGCGGCAGCGGGGTGATCGACCTGACCATCGTCGCCGATGCCTTCGGCCGACACGTCGCCCCCGGGCCGTTGCTGCCCACCAACGTCGTCGCCGCCACGCTCGGTCGGGATGGCTCCGGTGCGCACGCCGACGTCCTGGCCGGTCTGCTGGCGGGGGACACGGTGGCCACATGGTGCGGCGCCGAGCACGCACTGGGTGAGGGCGCCACCCGCGCCACCCGCACCGCCGACGGGTACCGCCTCTCGGGCGTCTCGACGCCGGTCGAGGCCGCGGCCCAGTCCCAGTCGTTCCTCGTGACCGCGCGCCTCGACGACAAAGACCCGGCCGAGGGCGGGCTCGGACCGCTCGTGCAGTTCCTCTTGCCGGCCGGGAGCGACGGCGTCACTGTCGAACCGCTGGCCTCCCTCGACGTCGTGCGACGCTTCGCCCGGGTCGAGTTCGCCGACGTCCGCGTCCCTGCGTCGGCGGTCGTGGCCGGCGACGCGCCGGTCGCCGACGACGTCGAGCAGCAGTTGCTGCACGCTCTGGTCATCCAGGCAGCGACCCTTGTGGGCGCCGCCGAGCGGGTGTTCGAGTTCACCGTCGAGTGGGCCTTCGACCGCTACTCGTTCGGGCGACCGCTGGCGTCCTACCAGGCGCTGAAGCACCGCTTCGCGGACATGAAGATGTGGCTCGAGGCCAGCCACGCACTCACCTCGGCCCTCGCCCGTGAGATCCAGGACGGCGCCGAGGGCGTCCACGAGACGGCCAGCGTCACCAAGGCCTACGTCGGCCATCACCTGACCGAGCTGCTGCACGACTGCATCCAGATGCACGGCGGCATCGGGCTCACCACCGACCACGACCTGCACCTGTACCTGCGGCGGGTGGTCACCGAGCGCTCCTCGTTCGGCACGCCCGCCGACCACCGGCGACGGGTGGCCGTGCTCGCAGCGGGGGCGGCGGCATGAGCGCGGCGTCGCCCGCCGCCGACGGGGCCATGGAGTCGGTCGAGTCCTTCGTCGCCCGGGCCGAGGCGTGGCTGCCCGACCACCTGCCCCTCGCCGACACCACCCGGATGGAGAACGGGTTCGGCTCGGACGAGGAGGAGCTGGCCAACGTGGCGAGGATGCGCGCCACCCAGCGCACGCTGTACGACGCCGGGTTCGCGGGGATCTGCTTCCCGGCCGAGTACGGGGGCCTCGGTCTCACCCTCGCCCACCAGAAGGCGTTCGACGAGGTGAGCGCCCCGTACGACATGCCCACGCTCATCAACATCCCGACCTTCGTCCCTTGCGGCGCGGTGCTGCTCGAGTTCGGCACCGAGGAGCAGAAGCGCCGGCACATCCCCGCCATGCTCAGGGGCGAGGAGCTCTGGATGCAGTTCCTGTCCGAGCCGAGCGGCGGCTCCGACGTCGCCGGGGCGATGACCACGGCGGTCCGCGACGGCGACGAGTGGGTCGTGAACGGCTCCAAGGTCTGGACCACCGGTGCGTGGTGGTCCGACTACGGGCTGTGCCTCCTGCGCACCAACTGGGAGGTGCCCAAGCACCGGGGTCTCTCGGTGTTCATCATCAAGATCCGCCAGCCCGACATCGAGGTCCAGCGCATCGAGATGATCAACGGCTCGCGTGAGTTCTGCCAGGAGTTCATGACCGACCTGCGCATCTCGGACCGGGACCGCGTCGGCGACGTCGACGACGGGTGGACCGTGGGCCGGCGGTGGATGTTCCACGAGCGCATCGCCATGGGTGGGGGGTCGCCCTACACGAGCGGGAAGCCGCCGAGCCACGGCGCCGGCGCCACCGGCCGCGACCACCTGCTCGAGCTGGCGAGGGAGACGGGCCAGCTCGACGACCCGCTCGCGCTCGACCTCGTCGGCGAGGCCCGGACGCTGCGCCGTGCCGCGAGCGAGCTCAGCGCCCGCGTCGGCGAGGGCATCGTCGCGGGGGCCATGCCCGACACCGCGGCGGCGATCGGGCGCCTGATGAGCGGCGTGGTCAACGAGCGCATCCGCACCATCGGCGCCGATCTGGCAGGGTCCTCGGTCGTGGCCTGGGCCGACGACGACCCCGCCGCGCTCTTCGGTGTCGAGTTCCTGATGCGCCAGTCCGGCAGCATCGCCGGCGGGACCCTCGAGATGGCCCGGAACAACATCAGCGAGCGGGTGCTCGGGATGCCACGCGAGCGCACCCTCGACAAGGACGTCCCCTTCCGTGACGTGCCCAAGGGGCCGCCGGCGGCCGGCGGTGAGACGCGGTGAGGCCGGTTCGCGATCCGGCGGCGGCGTGGCGCACCGCCGTGACTCGGTAACGTTCGCGGTGCGTGCCGGGGGCCTCGAACAGCAGCGGAAGCCAGAGCGCCGTGCCCGCTGACCGCCCCGCGCCGACCACGGTCGCCGAGTTGGTGCGCTCGCGGGCCGACGACGCCGGTGTCGGGCTGCGCTTCGAGGGCCGGGAGTGGACCTGGTCCGAGGTGGTCGCCGAGATGGAGGTACGGGCGCGCTGGCTCGCCGCCTCGGTGGGGGACGGGCCCCCGCACGTCGGCGTGCTGCTGGACAACGTGCCCGAGTACGTCTTCCTGCTCGGTGGCGCCGCCCTGGCGGGGTGCGTGCTCGTGGGGATCAACCCCACCCGCCGGGGCGAGGAACTGGCGCGCGACATCCGCCACGTGGATTGCCAGCTGATCGTCACCGACCTCGAGCACATCGAGCTGCTCGACGGACTGGACCTGGGGGCGGTGGGGGAGCGGGTGCTGGCCAGCGACGCCGACGCCTACCGGGTGGCTCTCGACGGGCACCGGGACGGTGCGTCACCACTCCCGACCCCGCCGAGTGCCGATGACCTCTACCTGCTGATCTTCACGTCGGGCTCGACCGGGGCGCCCAAGGCCGTGCGCATGACCCAGGGCCGCGCCGCTGGCAGCAACGGGCGGGTCATGGGCTTCCGCCCCGACGACGTCCTGTACTGCGCCATGCCGCTCTTCCACGGCAACGCCCTCGCGTCGATGGTCTTCCCCGCGTTCGGGACGGGCGCCACCCTCGTGCTGCGCCGGCGCTTCTCGGCCTCGGCCTGGCTGCCCGAGATCCGGGACCATGGCTGCACCTTCACCAGCACCATCGGCCGGGTGCTCACGTACATCCTGGCCACGCCCGAGTCCGAGCACGACCAAGACCACCGCCTGAAGTTCGTGCTCGCGCCCGAGTCGTCGGCGGTGGACATGAAGACCTTCAAACGCCGCTTCGGCGTGGCGGTGTTCGGGGGGTACGGGTCGAGCGAGAACGCCATCGTGCTGTCCACCAGCCCTGGTCAGCCGCCCGACGCCCTCGGCACGCCGGCGCCGGGCACCGACGTGGCGGTGGTCGACCCGGAGACCGGCGAGGAGTGCCCCCGGGCGCGCTTCGACGAGGACGGACGGCTCCTCAACGCCGACGAGGCCATCGGAGAGATCGTCGGCCGCGACGCCCTCGCTCGCTTCGAGGGGTACTACGCCAACGACGAGGCCGCCGCCGCCCGCAGCCGCAACGGCTGGTATTGGTCGGGCGACCTCGCCTACCGGGACGAGGAGGGGGTGTTCCACTTCGCCGGACGCAACGCCGACTGGCTGCGGGTCGACGGGGAGAACTTCGCGGCGGCGCCGGTCGAGCGCATCCTGCGGCGGTACCCCGGCGTCACCGGGGTGGCCGTGTTCGGCGTGCCCGACGACCGCACCGTGGACGACCAGGTCATGGCGGTGCTCGAGCTCGAGGCGGCCGGCGGCTTCGACCCGGCGGCGTTCGACGCGTTCCTCGACGAGCAGCGCGACCTCGGCACCAAGTGGTCGCCCCGCTACCTGCGATTGACCTCGTCGCTGCCCGTGACCGCCACCAACAAGGTGGACAAGGCGCCGCTGCGCCACGACCGCTGGCTGGTCGAGGGCGACGCCGTCTACTGGCGCCCCGACCGCAGAGATCCGCTGCGCCCCATGACTGTCGCCGACCGGGCCGAGGTGCGAGAGCGCTTCGTGGCCAGCGGTCGCCTGGAGCGGCTCGAGCGATGACGCCCGCCGCCGTGCCCGTTCGCCCCGATCCCCTGGATCGCGACGCAGGAGCGGTCGGAGTCCGATCGTCCTCGCGTCGAGCTCGCCGCCGGAGGCACCCGTGACCAAGCCCGGCCCGCTGCTCCCCGCCGACGAGGGACTCAACCACCAGATCGCCGACACCTTCGCCCGGGTCGGTGCCACCGACCGCTCGTGGACGGAGAAGATCTGGGCCATGGCCGCCGCTCGGGACGGGTCGGTGAGCCTCGCCTTCGGGCTCGGCAAGTACCCGAACCGCAACGTGATGGACGGCTTCGCCGGCGTCTCCCGCGGCACCGAGCAGTGGGCGGTCCGGGCCAGCCGGCGCCTCGCGCCCGACCTGGAGCGCACCGAGGTCGGCCCGCTCGCCTACGAGGTGACCGACGCCCTGAACCGGACCCGCTACCGCCTCGACGCGAACGACGTGGTGCCGATCCGCTTCGACGTCGAAGTCGAGGGCGTGGCCCCGCCGGCGCTGGAGGAGCGCGAGGTCCACCTCAGCCGCAGCCGCCTACGGGTCGACGCCGACGTCGTGCGCTTCCACCAGAGCGGCGTGGCCCGTGGGTGGGTCGAGGTCGAGGGCGAGCGCACCGAGATCGACGACGAGGCCTGGGTGGGCGCCCGAGACCGGTCGTGGGGGGTGCGCTACGGCGTGGGGGTGCCGCCCGAGGACCTCGAGCCCACCCCGATGCCCGAGGGCACCGCCGGCATGTTCGTGTGGATGCCGGTGACCATGGCCCGCCCGGACGGCCGCCCCTTCACCCTCTTCGTCTACTACCAGCGCTACCACGGCCCTGGCTGGTCCACGGGCAGCGCCCGGGGCTCGATCGAGCTGCCCGACGGGCGGGTCAAGCCCTTCCAGGACGTGACGCCCGCCTTCGAGTTCCGCGACGACAACCGCCGCCTCACCGGCGGGACCCTGACGGTCGTCCTCGCCGACGGCGCCGAGCGCACCTACCGGGTGGAGCCCGTCTCGGACACCGGCTTCCACCTGGGCGCCGGCCTCTACGGCGGCTTCGAGGGCCACTACCAGGGCGAGTGGCGGGGGGACCTCCACGTCGACGGCGAGCACGTCACCGGCTGTGACACGCCCGAGGTGGCCCGTCACCTCAAGCAGCACCGCGACTGCATCGTCCGGGTCACCGACCTCACCGACGGCTCCACCGGGGTCGGCACCATGCAGTCCAACGTCGTCGGCGCCCACCCCGACATGGGCCTCACCGCCGAGGCGTCCTTCGCGTGAGCGTCGCCGCGGGCGACCGGCTGGCCGGCCTGGCCGCCTGGCTGGACGCGCAGGACGGCGACGGCGCCACCCATGAGCTCCTCGGCGTCGAGCGCCCCGCG of Acidimicrobiales bacterium contains these proteins:
- a CDS encoding AMP-binding protein; its protein translation is MPGASNSSGSQSAVPADRPAPTTVAELVRSRADDAGVGLRFEGREWTWSEVVAEMEVRARWLAASVGDGPPHVGVLLDNVPEYVFLLGGAALAGCVLVGINPTRRGEELARDIRHVDCQLIVTDLEHIELLDGLDLGAVGERVLASDADAYRVALDGHRDGASPLPTPPSADDLYLLIFTSGSTGAPKAVRMTQGRAAGSNGRVMGFRPDDVLYCAMPLFHGNALASMVFPAFGTGATLVLRRRFSASAWLPEIRDHGCTFTSTIGRVLTYILATPESEHDQDHRLKFVLAPESSAVDMKTFKRRFGVAVFGGYGSSENAIVLSTSPGQPPDALGTPAPGTDVAVVDPETGEECPRARFDEDGRLLNADEAIGEIVGRDALARFEGYYANDEAAAARSRNGWYWSGDLAYRDEEGVFHFAGRNADWLRVDGENFAAAPVERILRRYPGVTGVAVFGVPDDRTVDDQVMAVLELEAAGGFDPAAFDAFLDEQRDLGTKWSPRYLRLTSSLPVTATNKVDKAPLRHDRWLVEGDAVYWRPDRRDPLRPMTVADRAEVRERFVASGRLERLER
- a CDS encoding acyl-CoA dehydrogenase family protein, with translation MELTLSDDQQFFCDTTRRFLATECPIAQVRALASADAGFEPGYWRQGGELGWTSLLVPESAGGGSVSGSGVIDLTIVADAFGRHVAPGPLLPTNVVAATLGRDGSGAHADVLAGLLAGDTVATWCGAEHALGEGATRATRTADGYRLSGVSTPVEAAAQSQSFLVTARLDDKDPAEGGLGPLVQFLLPAGSDGVTVEPLASLDVVRRFARVEFADVRVPASAVVAGDAPVADDVEQQLLHALVIQAATLVGAAERVFEFTVEWAFDRYSFGRPLASYQALKHRFADMKMWLEASHALTSALAREIQDGAEGVHETASVTKAYVGHHLTELLHDCIQMHGGIGLTTDHDLHLYLRRVVTERSSFGTPADHRRRVAVLAAGAAA
- a CDS encoding acyl-CoA dehydrogenase family protein, with amino-acid sequence MSAASPAADGAMESVESFVARAEAWLPDHLPLADTTRMENGFGSDEEELANVARMRATQRTLYDAGFAGICFPAEYGGLGLTLAHQKAFDEVSAPYDMPTLINIPTFVPCGAVLLEFGTEEQKRRHIPAMLRGEELWMQFLSEPSGGSDVAGAMTTAVRDGDEWVVNGSKVWTTGAWWSDYGLCLLRTNWEVPKHRGLSVFIIKIRQPDIEVQRIEMINGSREFCQEFMTDLRISDRDRVGDVDDGWTVGRRWMFHERIAMGGGSPYTSGKPPSHGAGATGRDHLLELARETGQLDDPLALDLVGEARTLRRAASELSARVGEGIVAGAMPDTAAAIGRLMSGVVNERIRTIGADLAGSSVVAWADDDPAALFGVEFLMRQSGSIAGGTLEMARNNISERVLGMPRERTLDKDVPFRDVPKGPPAAGGETR
- a CDS encoding amidohydrolase family protein, with the protein product MTDHPDRPARIVDAHVHFWDPARTDWYPYLGGQQDVGLGDVTGMARRFDLAAYRSESPGWNVEAWVHVAAATGTHSIDETLEVDVRAQVDGHPDALIGGVTPTDTVAEAVEQLDRQLRAGRFRGIRPMGRFSGPLPHLDVLRALADRELLFELMAHPDQLAEAAEGLAQVDGLEVVVEHAGWPRSADAEEHALWAEGMRAMADLGDRVACKISGLAMPLGSMAPDVLRPWVEEALALFGADRCFFASNFPVDGLHGTLDELWTSYAALTAGFDATTRDALFAGNAERIYRL
- a CDS encoding SDR family oxidoreductase: MMLEGKTVLVTGVGTGLGRECVAAALREGANVVMAARTAETLEATAAELDPTGERVLPVPSDITDPAACDALVAQALARFGSVDALVNVAAFEYVFGGLHETKDDDWRKAFETNVIGALTLLRPVTKAMEAGDGGAVVLVGSQSMFKPSLPQAGYAASKGALLSTMYYLADELGAHNIRCNMVVPSWMWGPPVQMFVEGTAKQKGITVDEALHEIVGDFPLKRMTEDGEVADVAMFFASDHAKAVTGQHLMVNSGEMMR